The following are encoded in a window of Methanococcoides sp. LMO-2 genomic DNA:
- a CDS encoding metal ABC transporter solute-binding protein, Zn/Mn family: protein MDKLFVFGMMPKVQKDTTTNAKRGKMDSMNKNIILVLTLLTLMISVFASGCTNQSGEDITPEDEKLVVAVSILPQQEFVEKIAGNNVNVVVLIPPGASPATHEPTAGQLREVADAKAYFTVGSGLPFENVWLDKIKTVNDDMLIFDCSEGITIMEMHEEEEDHHDMEVGEEHIEEKDTHEHGGLDPHIWTSPINAKIMVENTYLGLIEIDPDNKETYLQNKEAYLKELDEADQRIRSTLGEEDGSFMTYHPSWNYFATEYGLDMITIEEEGKEPSPKDMQRLIDEAKEKNISVIFVQAQFSTQSAKAIADAIDGEVVTVDPLAKDYISNLDSIAEAFSQSMIKE from the coding sequence ATGGACAAATTGTTTGTTTTTGGTATGATGCCAAAAGTTCAAAAGGACACAACAACCAATGCAAAACGCGGTAAGATGGATAGCATGAACAAAAATATAATACTTGTACTGACCCTCCTGACATTAATGATATCGGTCTTCGCATCCGGCTGTACCAACCAGTCAGGAGAAGACATAACCCCTGAGGATGAGAAACTCGTTGTTGCAGTAAGTATACTGCCTCAACAGGAATTTGTGGAAAAGATAGCTGGCAACAACGTAAATGTGGTCGTCCTTATTCCCCCCGGAGCAAGTCCTGCCACCCATGAGCCAACTGCCGGTCAGCTCAGGGAAGTAGCAGATGCAAAAGCATATTTTACAGTAGGATCAGGATTGCCTTTTGAGAACGTCTGGCTCGACAAGATCAAAACCGTGAACGATGACATGCTGATATTTGATTGCTCCGAAGGTATCACCATAATGGAAATGCATGAAGAAGAGGAAGATCATCATGACATGGAAGTCGGAGAAGAGCACATCGAAGAGAAGGACACCCATGAACACGGAGGTCTCGACCCTCATATATGGACATCGCCAATAAATGCAAAGATCATGGTGGAGAACACATATCTCGGACTTATCGAGATCGATCCGGATAACAAAGAGACCTACCTGCAAAATAAAGAGGCTTACCTGAAAGAGCTGGATGAAGCTGATCAGAGGATCAGGTCAACTCTTGGAGAAGAAGATGGCAGCTTCATGACATACCACCCTTCATGGAACTATTTTGCAACCGAATACGGACTTGATATGATAACTATCGAAGAAGAAGGGAAGGAACCAAGTCCGAAGGACATGCAAAGACTTATTGATGAAGCTAAAGAGAAGAACATCAGCGTAATATTCGTACAGGCACAGTTCAGCACACAGAGTGCTAAAGCAATTGCAGATGCAATTGATGGAGAAGTTGTAACGGTTGATCCGCTGGCAAAGGACTACATCAGTAATCTTGATAGTATTGCCGAAGCATTTTCACAAAGCATGATAAAAGAATGA
- a CDS encoding metal ABC transporter permease, whose product MIELLQYEFMRNAIFAGLLASIACGIIGVYVVVKKIVFISGGIAHASFGGIGISYFLGINPIFGVLPFSLFSALTMGTISKRSDVPEDTIIGILWSLGMAIGIIFIGWTPGYAPDLMTYLFGNILTVPGSDIYLMLALDVIIIGTVYLLYKEFMALCYDEEFSRVSGVPTGKLYLLLLCLIALTVVVMIRVVGLILVIALLTIPAALSRQYTSNMKVMMYLSILFGAIFTITGLALSYYFDIASGATIIIVMATAYLLNTVLQKWKRSTESISES is encoded by the coding sequence ATGATAGAGCTTTTACAATACGAGTTCATGAGGAATGCCATCTTTGCCGGACTGCTGGCAAGTATAGCATGCGGAATAATCGGTGTTTATGTTGTAGTAAAAAAGATAGTTTTCATCAGCGGAGGTATTGCTCACGCCTCGTTCGGAGGTATCGGGATCAGCTACTTCCTCGGCATTAACCCGATCTTCGGAGTTCTCCCGTTCAGCCTTTTTTCAGCACTGACGATGGGGACCATAAGCAAAAGGTCTGATGTACCTGAAGACACCATTATCGGCATCCTCTGGTCCCTCGGAATGGCAATCGGAATAATATTCATAGGATGGACACCGGGTTATGCACCCGACCTTATGACATATCTTTTCGGGAACATACTGACAGTCCCCGGCTCGGACATCTACCTGATGCTGGCACTGGATGTGATCATAATCGGTACCGTTTACTTACTTTACAAGGAGTTCATGGCACTATGCTACGACGAGGAATTTTCAAGGGTGTCCGGAGTACCCACCGGCAAACTGTACCTCTTACTGTTGTGCCTTATTGCATTGACCGTTGTAGTAATGATACGCGTTGTCGGACTTATACTGGTAATAGCACTTCTTACGATCCCTGCAGCATTGAGCCGGCAGTACACAAGCAATATGAAGGTCATGATGTACCTATCCATACTGTTCGGAGCTATATTCACAATAACCGGACTGGCATTATCATACTACTTCGATATCGCATCAGGAGCTACAATAATAATAGTGATGGCAACTGCATACCTGTTGAACACGGTTTTACAGAAATGGAAAAGGTCAACCGAAAGCATATCGGAAAGCTAA
- the budA gene encoding acetolactate decarboxylase, whose protein sequence is MKKMICLSFYLLLVSSLVVVSGCIDNSSDTSFTADPGEQNVIQNDVLYQVSTIDALLEGLYGGEVSMEELKLHGDTGLGTFDSLDGEMIVIDGDVYQMRADGIAYPVDDTTTTPFAAVTYFESDESIKVEGNLNSSEVALLIGENLPSENIMYAIRIDGAFEHMKVRSVPAQEEPYPLLVDVIADEQAVFELEDVEGSIVGFWLPYYVEGINVPGFHFHFIDSERGKGGHVLDYVILNGTVSVDHTAGFELSLPESSGFMNADLSRDKGTELHTVEKDGE, encoded by the coding sequence ATGAAAAAAATGATCTGTTTATCTTTTTATTTATTACTTGTTTCGTCTCTTGTAGTTGTTTCCGGGTGTATTGATAATTCCTCAGATACTTCATTTACTGCTGACCCGGGGGAACAGAATGTAATTCAGAATGATGTTCTGTATCAGGTATCTACCATTGATGCATTGCTTGAAGGTCTCTATGGGGGAGAGGTGAGCATGGAGGAACTCAAATTGCATGGTGATACAGGTCTTGGTACCTTTGATTCCCTGGATGGGGAGATGATCGTTATCGATGGTGACGTTTACCAGATGAGGGCAGACGGCATTGCTTATCCTGTGGATGATACAACAACCACACCTTTTGCAGCTGTCACCTATTTTGAATCAGATGAGTCTATTAAAGTGGAAGGGAACCTGAATTCTTCAGAAGTTGCTTTATTGATCGGGGAGAACCTACCTTCAGAGAACATCATGTATGCGATCAGGATAGATGGTGCCTTTGAACACATGAAAGTGCGCAGTGTGCCTGCACAGGAAGAACCGTATCCTCTTCTGGTCGATGTGATAGCGGATGAGCAGGCCGTGTTCGAGCTTGAGGATGTTGAGGGTAGCATTGTGGGCTTCTGGCTTCCTTACTATGTTGAAGGCATCAATGTGCCGGGTTTTCATTTCCATTTCATTGATTCAGAGCGGGGAAAGGGAGGCCACGTACTTGATTATGTGATCCTGAACGGCACTGTAAGTGTGGATCACACAGCAGGGTTTGAACTCTCGCTCCCGGAATCCTCCGGGTTTATGAATGCTGATCTCTCACGCGATAAAGGCACTGAGCTCCATACTGTGGAAAAGGATGGGGAATGA
- a CDS encoding LL-diaminopimelate aminotransferase, with the protein MYADRINALPPYLFATIDEAKAAQKAKGVDVIDLGVGDPDQPTPSHIVDSMCDAVKDPATHRYPSYTGMMEFREAVADWCKESRGLELDAATETLTLIGSKEGVAHIPLAFINPGDVALVPDPAYPVYKIGTQFAGGEAHIMPLLEENGFLPDLEAIPKDKLARAKLMFLNYPNNPTSATADVKYFEEVVEFAKENDIVVVHDNAYSEMVYDDYKAPSFLSVDGAMDVGMELYSMSKTYNMTGWRLAFAVGNKDLITGFGKAKSNIDSGAFDAVQRAGITALSSSQQCVADMNTMYQERRDVLLKGLRGIGLDAKAPKATFYMWVPIPDGYDSIGFSKLLLEEAGIVATPGVGFGEYGEGYVRFALTQSADRLEEAVARMEKLTI; encoded by the coding sequence ATGTACGCAGACAGAATAAACGCATTACCTCCTTATTTATTTGCAACTATCGATGAAGCAAAGGCAGCACAGAAAGCAAAAGGTGTCGATGTTATCGACCTCGGAGTGGGCGACCCAGACCAGCCAACCCCATCCCACATTGTCGATTCAATGTGTGATGCAGTAAAAGATCCTGCAACCCACAGGTATCCTTCATACACCGGTATGATGGAGTTCAGGGAAGCAGTAGCAGACTGGTGCAAGGAATCCCGTGGTCTCGAGCTTGATGCTGCAACAGAGACTCTCACACTTATCGGTTCAAAGGAGGGTGTTGCACACATTCCACTTGCATTCATCAACCCTGGTGATGTGGCACTTGTCCCTGATCCTGCATACCCTGTTTACAAGATCGGAACACAGTTCGCCGGTGGAGAAGCACACATCATGCCTCTTCTTGAGGAGAACGGTTTCCTTCCTGACCTTGAGGCAATTCCTAAGGACAAGCTTGCAAGAGCAAAGCTCATGTTCCTGAACTATCCGAACAACCCAACATCTGCAACTGCTGATGTCAAGTACTTCGAAGAGGTTGTTGAGTTTGCTAAGGAGAACGATATTGTGGTAGTTCATGACAACGCTTACTCTGAAATGGTCTACGATGACTACAAGGCGCCAAGCTTCCTCAGTGTGGACGGTGCAATGGATGTTGGTATGGAACTTTACTCCATGTCCAAGACCTACAACATGACCGGATGGAGACTTGCATTCGCTGTTGGTAACAAGGATCTCATCACAGGTTTCGGAAAGGCAAAGTCCAATATCGATTCCGGTGCATTCGATGCTGTCCAGAGGGCAGGTATCACAGCACTCTCAAGCTCACAGCAGTGTGTTGCAGACATGAACACCATGTATCAGGAGAGAAGGGATGTCCTCCTTAAGGGATTGAGGGGCATTGGTCTTGATGCAAAGGCACCAAAGGCAACCTTCTACATGTGGGTACCAATACCAGACGGGTATGACTCCATTGGATTCTCCAAGCTCCTTCTCGAGGAAGCAGGTATCGTAGCAACACCTGGTGTCGGCTTTGGTGAATACGGAGAAGGCTATGTGAGATTCGCTCTTACACAGTCCGCTGACCGCCTCGAAGAGGCTGTTGCAAGGATGGAAAAGCTGACCATTTAA
- a CDS encoding ATP-binding protein has translation MNWMQIPLRSKLVLAAVTGVLLVMVLTTSITITTQISVQEELAHQQAIEITNSYANRFDGDMRSDLAIARSISSTLSEYESSDRDEINRILTAILEDNPHLMGTYVCYEPDAFDGRDEEFANTEGYDSTGRFSPYWHKIDGTIKMDQLQNCEDYDYYIFPKILKEDVITDPYYYDGVFMVSYGSPIIRDGEFIGVGGVDVSLDYIDEIVSQIKAFDTGYAMMTGSSGLILSQPYNKDWIGHKTIYDYDNEGFSKAAEDIKYKKSGYVDTIDPVTGKEVVVFYEPVESKNYGFFLIIPKEEMLEGTFALRDKLIAIGILSIFFTSIAAYLASRTVTASIDDIVNDFKEMADSIAHGELNIRANTEIDQDFREIPEGLNQILDGVVVPIHETTRVAVEFSKGHFDVRFEGDTEGEFKQLAQSINYFAKLLDVIINESNAVLEAMEKEDFSRTIHFHGHGDLKKLTEGIEQTRLALQQASIDREIAEQELKEYARKLEQSNELKDMFTDIMRHDLLNPAGVIKGFTELLLMTETDEQSKLLLERIMKNNDNLIEMIHSAAEFAKLESSEELELTMQNVTSIIEHSTEILTTHASNKEMDIEFNAKEPHYVLANPIIETVFTNLISNAIKYSPEKSKVVVDVKEEGEFTEITVTDFGEGIKDEHKSTVFDRFKRVNKTGVRGSGLGLAIVKRTIELHKGDVGVRDNPEGQGSVFFVKLKRYAEEP, from the coding sequence ATGAACTGGATGCAGATCCCACTTAGGTCGAAACTTGTTCTTGCTGCTGTTACAGGAGTACTTCTTGTAATGGTACTTACAACTTCTATCACGATCACAACCCAGATCTCAGTGCAGGAAGAGCTTGCACATCAGCAGGCCATTGAGATCACAAATAGCTATGCTAACAGGTTCGACGGGGATATGCGCTCCGATCTTGCAATTGCCCGCTCGATCAGTTCCACACTGAGTGAATATGAATCCTCCGACAGGGATGAGATAAACAGGATACTGACTGCGATACTGGAAGACAATCCACACCTTATGGGCACTTATGTTTGTTATGAGCCAGATGCTTTTGATGGAAGGGATGAGGAATTTGCGAACACAGAAGGCTACGATAGCACAGGAAGGTTCTCACCATACTGGCACAAGATCGACGGGACCATTAAAATGGACCAATTGCAGAACTGTGAGGACTATGACTATTATATTTTCCCAAAGATCCTGAAAGAAGACGTTATCACAGACCCTTACTACTACGACGGAGTATTCATGGTCAGCTATGGATCACCCATTATAAGAGATGGGGAATTCATTGGAGTAGGAGGGGTCGATGTCTCACTGGACTACATAGATGAGATCGTAAGTCAGATCAAGGCATTCGACACAGGATATGCCATGATGACCGGCAGTTCCGGACTTATACTCTCCCAGCCTTACAATAAGGACTGGATAGGCCACAAAACGATCTACGATTATGACAATGAGGGATTCTCCAAAGCAGCAGAGGACATCAAGTACAAGAAAAGCGGTTATGTCGATACGATCGATCCGGTCACCGGGAAGGAAGTCGTTGTATTTTACGAACCAGTGGAGTCAAAGAACTATGGATTCTTCCTGATAATACCAAAGGAGGAAATGCTTGAAGGGACTTTTGCGCTCCGCGACAAGCTGATAGCCATCGGAATTCTATCAATATTCTTCACAAGTATTGCAGCCTACCTGGCCTCACGAACTGTAACTGCATCCATCGATGACATTGTAAATGATTTCAAGGAAATGGCAGATTCCATAGCCCACGGAGAACTGAACATCCGGGCGAACACTGAGATCGACCAGGACTTCAGGGAGATACCGGAAGGTCTCAACCAGATCCTGGACGGTGTCGTGGTACCGATACATGAGACCACAAGGGTTGCAGTGGAATTTTCCAAAGGACACTTCGATGTCAGATTCGAAGGAGACACAGAAGGAGAGTTCAAGCAACTTGCCCAATCCATCAATTATTTTGCCAAGCTACTGGACGTCATCATAAACGAATCCAATGCAGTACTTGAAGCAATGGAAAAAGAGGATTTTTCAAGAACAATACATTTCCACGGACACGGTGACCTTAAGAAGTTGACAGAGGGTATCGAACAGACGCGTCTGGCACTGCAGCAGGCAAGTATTGACCGGGAAATAGCGGAGCAGGAGCTTAAGGAGTATGCAAGGAAACTGGAACAATCCAATGAGCTCAAGGACATGTTCACCGACATCATGCGCCATGACCTACTTAACCCTGCAGGAGTAATAAAAGGCTTTACAGAACTCCTCTTGATGACGGAAACAGACGAGCAGTCGAAGCTATTGCTCGAAAGAATAATGAAGAACAACGACAACCTCATCGAAATGATACACTCTGCTGCAGAATTTGCCAAGCTGGAAAGCTCAGAAGAGCTTGAGCTCACAATGCAGAACGTGACCAGTATAATCGAGCATTCTACTGAGATCCTGACAACACATGCAAGCAACAAGGAAATGGACATCGAGTTCAACGCAAAGGAACCACATTATGTACTGGCCAACCCTATCATTGAAACCGTCTTCACGAACCTGATATCAAATGCTATAAAGTACAGTCCTGAAAAGAGCAAAGTGGTCGTTGATGTAAAAGAAGAAGGGGAGTTCACAGAGATCACTGTCACAGACTTTGGAGAAGGAATCAAGGATGAACACAAGTCTACCGTCTTTGACCGTTTCAAGCGGGTTAACAAGACCGGAGTGAGAGGATCCGGACTCGGACTTGCGATCGTCAAGAGGACCATTGAACTGCACAAAGGGGATGTCGGAGTAAGGGACAATCCAGAAGGCCAGGGATCTGTATTCTTTGTGAAACTGAAAAGGTATGCAGAGGAACCTTAA
- a CDS encoding ABC transporter ATP-binding protein, whose product MAEVIDLKDVWVKYDKLTVLEDVNLKVEEGDFLGIIGPNGGGKSTLLKVILGLIKPQKGEVRILGKTPEKARRMIGYVPQYGPSNIDFPISVWEVVLMGRLGTKRMFSQYSEEDREATYKALEVVDMLEFRDRQIGELSGGQRQRVFIARSLVSDPKLLLLDEPATGIDTRMQKEFYELLEKLKSKVTIIMVSHDLSAVSVLVDKIACLNGKLHYHGSKELIPADIEQSYGCPVELIAHGVPHRVLQVHKH is encoded by the coding sequence ATGGCAGAAGTTATCGATCTTAAGGACGTATGGGTAAAGTACGACAAACTTACCGTGCTGGAAGATGTGAACCTGAAAGTAGAGGAAGGCGACTTCCTGGGGATCATCGGCCCTAACGGCGGTGGGAAAAGTACGCTGTTGAAAGTGATCCTGGGATTGATAAAGCCACAGAAAGGTGAAGTGAGAATACTCGGGAAAACTCCTGAGAAGGCACGCCGGATGATAGGATATGTACCGCAGTACGGACCCTCGAACATAGATTTCCCAATCAGTGTATGGGAAGTGGTCCTCATGGGACGCCTTGGGACAAAAAGGATGTTCAGCCAATACAGCGAAGAGGACCGTGAGGCGACATACAAAGCACTGGAAGTCGTAGATATGCTGGAGTTCCGCGACCGCCAGATAGGAGAACTTTCCGGAGGCCAGCGCCAGAGAGTATTCATTGCACGTTCACTGGTAAGTGATCCAAAATTACTGCTATTAGATGAGCCGGCAACAGGCATTGATACCCGGATGCAGAAAGAGTTCTACGAACTTCTCGAGAAGCTTAAGTCCAAAGTAACAATAATCATGGTATCCCACGACCTGAGCGCGGTCTCGGTCCTTGTTGATAAGATAGCCTGCCTTAATGGGAAACTACATTACCATGGCTCAAAGGAGCTCATCCCTGCAGACATCGAACAGTCATACGGATGCCCTGTGGAGCTTATCGCACACGGAGTCCCTCACAGGGTATTACAGGTGCATAAACACTGA